From a region of the Prevotella melaninogenica genome:
- a CDS encoding RNA polymerase sigma factor codes for MTREQFVEQVGREQAALRRFLTALCCGNSAEADDIAQEALIKAYLRSSQYDERGQFSAWLMKIAYRVFIDSRRKQKHQQELPLEKAITLQGNSKSDDAFRYQELHTALATLSETMRTSILLHYMQGYQIKEIAEITENSEDAIKKQLSRGRQELKHILER; via the coding sequence ATGACAAGAGAACAATTCGTCGAACAGGTCGGTCGGGAACAGGCAGCATTACGCCGGTTCCTGACGGCCCTATGCTGCGGCAACAGTGCTGAAGCTGACGATATTGCTCAAGAGGCACTCATCAAAGCCTACCTTCGTAGCAGTCAATATGACGAACGTGGACAGTTCTCGGCTTGGCTAATGAAAATTGCTTATCGTGTCTTCATCGACTCACGTCGCAAACAAAAACACCAACAGGAACTACCCCTTGAGAAGGCTATCACGCTCCAAGGGAACAGTAAGAGTGATGATGCCTTCCGCTATCAAGAACTACACACTGCGTTGGCAACGCTCTCGGAGACAATGCGCACAAGTATCCTGCTTCATTATATGCAGGGTTATCAAATAAAAGAGATTGCAGAGATAACCGAAAACAGTGAGGATGCAATTAAGAAACAACTCTCACGTGGACGGCAAGAACTTAAACATATTTTGGAAAGATGA
- a CDS encoding PTS cellobiose transporter subunit IIC, with protein sequence MNEDKFLKDLLSDYHPQLSDDKTFMQRLQRQMELIEEVKAYQRAERRKNKLMSLKLLAVGIVLGCIVTLASFTLPTIFDRYINGTESEFILTLLHNVQYIGLAIGAGFVTLSLLFTTKLVNLKDEAPLQ encoded by the coding sequence ATGAACGAAGATAAATTCTTGAAAGACTTGCTCTCGGACTATCATCCACAACTGTCGGATGACAAAACGTTCATGCAAAGACTGCAACGACAGATGGAACTCATCGAAGAAGTCAAGGCGTATCAACGTGCGGAGAGGCGAAAGAACAAACTGATGTCGCTTAAACTGCTTGCTGTTGGTATTGTTTTGGGCTGTATTGTGACACTTGCGAGCTTCACATTGCCTACTATCTTCGATAGATATATCAATGGAACTGAATCGGAATTCATCCTTACCTTGCTTCACAACGTTCAGTATATTGGACTGGCAATAGGTGCAGGCTTCGTCACACTCAGCCTATTGTTTACCACGAAATTAGTAAATCTAAAAGACGAAGCACCACTTCAATAG